One region of Anthonomus grandis grandis chromosome 22, icAntGran1.3, whole genome shotgun sequence genomic DNA includes:
- the LOC126748854 gene encoding myosuppressin-like yields MQQSLVCIFFGVSTLVILNSLASASVISCPPNAIQQELNPNVNKLCYFVEQIMQDPSAQMQIPQGSQGDAYVERLVGERNTNMNSKRQDVDHVFLRFGRRLGL; encoded by the exons ATGCAACAGTCTCTAGTATGCATATTCTTCGGAGTGAGCACCTTAGTGATCTTAAACTCGTTGGCATCAGCGTCAGTTATCAGCTGTCCACCAAACGCGATTCAGCAAGAGCTGAATCCAAACGTTAACAAACTTTGCTACTTTGTAGAGCAGATTATGCAAGACCCTTCGGCACAGATGCAGATCCCTCAGGGGTCACAAGGGGACGCat ATGTAGAAAGACTAGTGGGAGAGAGAAATACAAACATGAACTCCAAAAGGCAGGACGTGGACCACGTGTTCCTACGATTTGGTAGAAGACTTGGACTATAA